The genomic segment CTTCGTTTGGATGTTGAAAATTCTGTTCGTCTTCCCGGAAAGCGCGGCCCTCACGCTCCCTTGCCAAAGGGGCAGATCGGATAGCGGCACTCGGCGCAGCCGGCGCACAATCCGCCATGGCCCATGGCGACGATTTCCTTGCGGGTGACGGTTTCTCCGGCCACCAGCCGGGGAACCACCAGGTCGAAGATGCTGCTTCGGACGTACATCACGCAGCCGGGCAGGCCGACCACCGGGACGTCGTCGATGAAAGCCAGCAGGAACATGGCGCCGGGAAAGGTGGGCGCGCCGTAGGTCACCACCCGGCCCCCGGCGGCCTGGATGCTTGTCGGAGTCATATCGTCCGGGTCCACGGACATGCCGCCGGTCACGGCCAGCATCTCCGCGCCTTCCCGGATCAAACCCCGGATGGCGCGAACGGTCATGTCCACATCGTCCGGCACGAAGACCTGGGGCATGGTCACGCAGCCCAGCTCCTCAAACTTGCGCCGCAAAACCGGCCCGAACTTGTCCTGGATCCGTCCGTGATAGACCTCGCTGCCCGTGGTCAACACGCCCACGCGCATGGGCCGAAACGGACTGACCTGGATCAGGGGAGCAGCCAGGCCGCAAATGCGCTCCACCCGGGCCACGGTCCGCTCCGGAACCACCAGGGGGATGACCCGGGTTCCGGCCACGACCTGCCCTTTCTGAACCCGGTGGTTGCCGTGGATCGTGGCCATGACCACCTGGTCCACGGAATTGACGTCGCCCAGGGCGGGGACGTCGATTTTCAACAGTCCGTCATACTGGGCCACCAGATTGACCCGGCCCTCGGAGGGCGACCCGAACTCCACCCCTGGGCCCGCGGCGGCCCGGGCCATGCGCAGGGCCGCGTCGTCCTCGTGAACCAGTCCTTCCTGAAGATCCCAGACATAGAGATGATCCTTGCCCAGCTTGCGCAGGGCCGGAATGTCCTCGGCCCGGACCACGTGGCCGCGGCGAAAGGCCCGGCCCTTGAATTCGCCGGGGACGATCCGGGTGATGTCGTGGCACAGGACCATGTTCACGGCCTGGTCCACGGGAACGGCCTGCAGGTTCGTCCTGTCGTCGCCGGGCTTGATCCATCGGTTCTCGAGGGAATGCGGGGGAGTGAGGGTGTCCATGGGGCAAAGACCTGTTCGTTGGACTGCTTGTTTGTTCAACCGGCCGGCTGAATCTGTTTGCCGGGGAGAGGCCATGGGCCGGGAATATTTACTTCAGCCTGTTGCTGTGTCACTAATGGCATAGCAAAGAGGACGGCAAAAGCCCCTCAAGATAAGAACAAACATGATTTTTTGATATAATTCTTTGATATAGTGGTATAAAATTTATTTTTTACCTGAACCGATCTTGTTGTTATTTTTTGTCTGTTTTGATGTAGTATAAGAAAAACAAGGCTGCTTTTCAGGTTTGAAAATGACCTATGTTAACCATAAATAACCGCAAGTGTCGTTTTTTGACCGCCTAAGCCGCGCTTGCGAGCAGGATGCCGTGAATCCCACAGCCAAGCCAAAATCGATGAAAAACCGCTATGCGGCCAGGGCCAAGTTGAGCGAGCGACGACTGCGCGACGTGGTCCGGTTGTTCGCCAAGGATATGGAGCCGACACTCATTGCCCACTCCACCGGCCTGACCCGGATCACGGTCAACGAGTATCTGCGCAAGATCAGGCTGAGTCTGGCTGAACAGAGCGTCCTGGACGCGGCCGTGTCCGGGCC from the Desulfonatronum thioautotrophicum genome contains:
- a CDS encoding molybdopterin-binding protein, with protein sequence MQAVPVDQAVNMVLCHDITRIVPGEFKGRAFRRGHVVRAEDIPALRKLGKDHLYVWDLQEGLVHEDDAALRMARAAAGPGVEFGSPSEGRVNLVAQYDGLLKIDVPALGDVNSVDQVVMATIHGNHRVQKGQVVAGTRVIPLVVPERTVARVERICGLAAPLIQVSPFRPMRVGVLTTGSEVYHGRIQDKFGPVLRRKFEELGCVTMPQVFVPDDVDMTVRAIRGLIREGAEMLAVTGGMSVDPDDMTPTSIQAAGGRVVTYGAPTFPGAMFLLAFIDDVPVVGLPGCVMYVRSSIFDLVVPRLVAGETVTRKEIVAMGHGGLCAGCAECRYPICPFGKGA